The Pseudomonas viciae genomic interval GCACGCTGCCGATCTTGTCGCTTTCGCGTTTGAGATGACCCATCGCTTCGGTGGAGTTGCCCACTTCCTTGGACAGGCGTTCGATCTGGGCGATGGCTTCGCCCACCACTTTTTCGCCTTCGCGAGCTTGTTGGTCAGCTGCGACGGCCGCTTCGGAGGCTTCCTCGGCATTACGTGCCACTTCCTGCACTGTGGCGGTCATTTCGTGCATGGCAGTGGCGACCTGGTCGGTTTCCACTTTCTGGCTGTTGACCCCGGCGCTGGTCTGTTCGGTGACGGCCGAGAGCTGTTCGGCGGCGCTGGCGATTTGCGTGACGCTTTCGCTGATGCCGCCGATCAATTGGCGCAGGCCCACGGTCATGCTCTGCATGGCACGTTGCAGTTGGCCCAGTTCGTCGCGGCGCTCGGAACTGAGGTTGTGGGTCAAGTCACCTGCCGCCACGCGTTCGGCGACCTTGAGGGTCTGCTCCAGCGGGTTGACGATCTGTCGGGTGATCGCCATGGCTGCGATCACCCCGAACAGCAGGGCCAGCGCGGCGGCCGAGATGAGGAAAATGTTGGCTTGGGTTGCATCATGGTCGCGCACGGCCGTCTGGGACAGGGTGAGGTTTCCGCTGGCCTCGCGTAGCACAACCCCCAGGTCGGACATGCGCTTGATGGCGGCAGCGTTGGCGGTCTGGGCGTCATGGAACTGGCTGACCGCAGCACGATAGGTCTTGAACGATTCGCTGGCCTGTTGCAGGTTGGCGGCGTGCTCATCGGGCAGTTGGGCCGGCAGGCTGCCGAGGGTTTTCAACGCGTTATCGATGGCATCCAGGGCCGGTTGCTCGGCCTCGGCCTTGCCGCTGTAGGTATAGCCGCGAACCTGATAGCGGGCTTGCTGGATTGCCTTGCTCAGGTTTACCACGCTGTCGAACTGAGCAACGTTGTCGCTTTGCCGAATGGCGTTTTCAACGTTGGCGACGCGGGCCACGGCGTTATCGGCGTTGGCGCCCAATTTGCTGCGCGCATCCTCACGACTGGCGGTGGCGCGGATCAATTCGGCGACGGCAACTCTGTACTCGGCGACCGCCGCCAGTTGCTTGTCGATGATCGCCACGTCGGCCGGTTGCTCGATCAATTGGCGGGCGGTCTGTAGCCCAGGCTCCAATTTACCGAGGAGATCGTTGATGTCACCTGGGCCCTTTTCGCCGCGGGTCGCGTCATAATCCATGCGCGCCGAGCGCAGGTCTTTGGTCAGGTCGTTCAGGCTGGCGATGAACCCCAGCGTGTCGCCGCGTGCAATTACATTGCTCAGGCCGGTCCATCCGGTGAAAGCGATCATCAAGGTTAGGAACAGCACCAGACCGAAGCCGAAGCCGAGTTTGCGATTAACGCCTACGTTATCTAGCCATCGGAACATGCTGATACTCCCTTGAAGGGCGGAACTGCTTTGTATAAGCACTATCGGCCCATCAGGGGGTAACTGGAGAAATGAGTTAGATGAGTTTGGAATACCGTGGCAAGCCACTGGATCAGAACAGTCGT includes:
- a CDS encoding methyl-accepting chemotaxis protein, whose amino-acid sequence is MFRWLDNVGVNRKLGFGFGLVLFLTLMIAFTGWTGLSNVIARGDTLGFIASLNDLTKDLRSARMDYDATRGEKGPGDINDLLGKLEPGLQTARQLIEQPADVAIIDKQLAAVAEYRVAVAELIRATASREDARSKLGANADNAVARVANVENAIRQSDNVAQFDSVVNLSKAIQQARYQVRGYTYSGKAEAEQPALDAIDNALKTLGSLPAQLPDEHAANLQQASESFKTYRAAVSQFHDAQTANAAAIKRMSDLGVVLREASGNLTLSQTAVRDHDATQANIFLISAAALALLFGVIAAMAITRQIVNPLEQTLKVAERVAAGDLTHNLSSERRDELGQLQRAMQSMTVGLRQLIGGISESVTQIASAAEQLSAVTEQTSAGVNSQKVETDQVATAMHEMTATVQEVARNAEEASEAAVAADQQAREGEKVVGEAIAQIERLSKEVGNSTEAMGHLKRESDKIGSVLDVIKSVAQQTNLLALNAAIEAARAGEAGRGFAVVADEVRSLAQRTQKSTEEIEALIGSLQSGTEQVATTLDNSRNLTDSSVELTRRAGGSLENITRTVSAIQSMNQQIAAAAEQQSAVAEEINRSVVNVRDVSEQTAASSEETAASSAELARLGIHLQTLVGRFKV